From the Vidua chalybeata isolate OUT-0048 unplaced genomic scaffold, bVidCha1 merged haplotype W_reject_10, whole genome shotgun sequence genome, the window ttttaggGAGGGATGTTTCTGGATTTTCTGGGGAAAGTTCCTCATTTTTTGGGAAAGTACCAGGATTTTTTGGCAGAACATTTCTGGATTTCTTTGGGgaacatttctgaattttggggggaatgtttcaggatttttttttttttttttttgagagcatTTCTGAATTTGGGGAGAACATTCCCAAGTTTCTGGTGGCGCATTCCCAGGTTTTTTGTGGAACATTCCCGGGTGTCTGGGGAAGGTTCCCGGGTGTCTGGGGAAGGTTCCCAGGTGTCTGGGGAAGGTTCCCGGGTTTTTTGTGGAACATTCCCGGGTGTCTGGGGGAAGGTTCCCGGGTGTTTCGGGCTCTCCTGACCCCGTTCCCATCCCAGGTTCCCGGGTTCAGGAGCTGCGCTGCTGCCCGGGCGCCGCGACATCGCCTTGCTGGGGTTGGACACCGAGGTGCAGGCGGGCGCCGCCCGCGAGGCCCTGCAGGGCTTCAGCATCACCCAGAGCAACGCCATGGAGATCTCCTTCGCCAAAAAGtgaccccaaacaccccaaaccccaccaaaacacccccaaacccaaaacaaacgGGCCTGaaataccccaaaatcctgaaaaacTGCCTCACACCCGCCCCTAAataccccaaaactgccccaaaccACCCTGAAATCCctccaaaccaccccaaaatcccatagaaacaccctgaaatccctccaaaccaccccaaaatcccatagaaacaccctgaaatccctccaaaccgccccaaaatcccatagaaacaccctgaaatccctccaaaccaccccaaaatcccatagaaACACCCTGCAATCCCtacaaaccaccccaaaatcccatagaaATACATGAATTGCCATAAAACTGCTCCCAAA encodes:
- the LOC128783075 gene encoding U1 small nuclear ribonucleoprotein A-like isoform X2, translated to MSSGTNALRSMQGFPFYGQPVVWKAPKHILFLPELPEQPQELMLSVLLSQFPGSGAALLPGRRDIALLGLDTEVQAGAAREALQGFSITQSNAMEISFAKK